The window CAGGGGAACGATAGTAAGGCTCGATAATCTATGATGATTGCACCAGCCACTGAAGTGAACCCACAGCATCGGAGCATTGACCGAATTGACTGGTACTTCTTTGCCTTGCACGATCGTAATTCCCTGTTATAACGAAGCTTCTCGGCTCAAAACGGAAGACTTTGCGCAATTCCTCCGGGACACCGAGGGGATTTCATTTCAGTTTGTGAATGACTGCAGCACCGACGCGACCCTGGCCATTCTGGAGCAGTTTCGCATCGGCCGGGAGGACTGCGTTCATGTCCTGAACAAGCTCGCCAACGGCGGCAAAGGCGAAGCGGTGCGGGATGGGATGCTGGAAGCGATCCGGCGCGGGGATGCAAGCGTTGTCGGATTCTGGGATGCCGATCTGGCGACTCCTCTGGACGCGATCTTCGACCTCCTCCACGAACTCGAAGTAAATTCCAATCTCCAAATGGTTCTTGGTTCTCGCGTCAGGCTGCTCGGCAGAGAAGTGCACCGTCAAGCGGTGCGCCATTACCTGGGCAGAATCTTCGCGACCATCGCGTCAAGTCTGCTTTCGTTGGCAATTTATGACACGCAGTGCGGGGCCAAGCTCTTTCGGGTAACACCGGAACTGGAGCAGTTGCTCTCTGAGCGATTCTGCTCGCGCTGGGTATTCGACGTTGAAATTCTTGCCCGGTATATCGTTCAAAACAAAAATCATCGGGAGCGATTGCATTCGTCGATCTACGAATACCCATTGAAGCGATGGGAAGATGTCGCCGGCTCGAAGGTGCATCCGTCGGACTTCGTCCGCTCTTTCTGGGATGTCCTTAGGATTTACAACAAATATCTGCGATAGCGAATCAGTGGCCTGCGCTTACCAGCATCAGCGGATCGGGCGTGATGCGGCATCCTCTGCCCGTTTCCGGAGTCCAGATCGAACCATCCGCATAAGTCAGCGAATCGAGCGTGATCGATTGGACTGAGGTGAATCCGGAAAGCACCATTTCGGACGATAGGCCCTCGTTCGCTTCCACGCTGGCGGTGGCGTCGGGATGGAACGTGATATCGAGCGTCCTCTTCAAATCCGACCCGTCCAGCTCCTGAGAAGCCGGTACCGTTCGCCATTTCGCGCCGGTTCCGTGCACCGTGACCCTCGCACGCGAAACCCCGACCGGTTCTTTCCCGCTGCCCAGGATGAGGCGAATTCGCTGGGCAACGCCAGGCTGTGGAGCGGGCGTTCGGCCACTTTGGGTGTACCGCATGCTGCCGCCGCCCTCGTGCCGTGCACGCATTGGAACCGGGCAATCGAGATCTGCCGGCGCTTGAAACACATAAACCGTCGGCAGTCCTGCCAAGGGAGCGGGTGCAGGGTTTGGCGTCGGAGATTGCGCCCCCGACGTCAACGTACCGAGCAGAACTGCGAACGAAAACGCTGCAAGTCGATTCATAACGGCTCCTTTCGGAGATGCGTTCGAGATTCGCTACCTTTTTGACGTTCGAAGCGTGCTGCCGCATCCTTCAAAGGACACCAAAAAGATACTCCGACGCTATCTGCGAATCAAATTCCAACCCGTCGCGTGCCCGTCCCTAAGTTCTGAGTCAGGTTCTGAGTCAAGTTCTGACCAATCGCCGCTGCAATGCCTCCAGCGTCTGCCCCTTGGTCTCGGGATAGAACAGGAACACCACGATAAATTGCACCACGGTCATGACGGCGAAGAAGACAAACGGCGCGCCGTGGAACCTGCCCGCCAGGATCGGGAAGATCAACGCAATGGCCGCGTTCATGATCCAGTGGGAGCTGTTGCCGACGCTCTGTCCTTTGTTGCGCACCACGTTCGGAAAGACTTCGCCGATATAAACCCAGATCACTGCTCCCTGCGACACGGCAAAGAATGCGATGTACACAACCAGCAGCCACAAGAGCATCGCCTGGTGCGAGTTGGTCAGGAAGACATAGGCAACTCCGGCCAGGCAGGATGCGCAACCCGCTGCGCCAATCAGCAGAAGCGTCTTGCGCCCGAGCCGGTCGATCAACGTCATGCCGATCAGGGTGAAGATCAGGTTCGTTGCACCAATGGCGATGGCCTGCAAATCTCCCGACATCTGTGTGAATCCGGCAGCGGCAAAGATGTTGTTGAGGTAATAGAGGATCGCGTTGATGCCCGCGAGCTGATTGAACGCGCCGATGGTAATGGCCAGAAACAGCGGGTAGCGATATTTCCACTGGAAGACCGGCTCATTGGCCACGGCATGGCTCTCGCGCAGCGCCTGCTGGATATCTGCAAGCTCCGCCTCGGGAGCTGGGTCGCCCATCAGCTTCAGCACTTCAAGCGCCTCGTCGATGCGGTTCTTCGAAACCGACCAGCGCGGGCTGCGCGGAATCCCGAAAAGCAGCGCCAGGAAGAGGATCGCAGGGACTGCGGCGACTCCTAACTGCACCCGCCACTCCCAGGAACCGAGATGCAACAGCCTAATTCCGAAGTTCGACGCGTAGGCAAGTAGAATCCCGATCACAACGTTGACCTGAAACGTGCCGACCATGCGGCCACGCCACTTTGCGGGAGCAAGCTCCGTAATATAGACCGGGCCAAGCACGGACGAAGCGCCGATTCCCAATCCTCCAAGGAAGCGGAACACCAGCAGCGCCGGCCAGTTCCACGCCAGCATGCAGCCCAGTGCTGAGATCACATAGAAGACGGCCGTAATACGAAGAGTCTCGCGACCGCCCAGCTTTTGCCCGACCGCGCCGGCAGACATCGCGCCCACCACGGTGCCCGCAACGGCTGTAAAGACGGTAACTCCCTGCGTCGTGTCCGAAAGGTGATAGAGCCGGGTAAGCGCGTCAATCGCGCCCGCGATCACCGCCGTGTCGAATCCAAAGAGCAGGCCGCCAAGCGCGCCGCTCACTGTCGCCTTCATTAAATAAAAATTGGGTCGCATCTATCTCCCGTTTCCGCAGCTCCCGTTTCCGTAGCTTCCGTTTTCCTGGCTCTTGCTTCGGATACCGTCGTACGAAGTCTGATGGACGGCCTTGGCCATGAACGTCCGTTGCTGGATCAACGGCCATCATACAGGCTGACCCGCTACGGTCGGCGAGGGATGCGAAGGATTCAATTACCGGGGCTCTCTTTGGCTTCCGGCTCGGCTTCCGATCCACTCGGGTGGCCGACAGCATGACTTCCCGGAGTCACCGCGAGCAGACGGCATCGCTGCTTGGCCGCCGCTCCCCAGGCCAACGGCAGATCGCTCTCCAGGTACGCGCAATCGCCCGCATCAAGGGTCTCGCTCAAGCCGCCAACTTGCAGCAGCAGGCGGCCATCGATCACATATACCAGCAACGCGCCTTCGGCATGGATCTCTGCCCCGGCCAAAGCAGAGCCAGCCGGCAAGTCTACGAGCCAGGCATCCATCTTGCGGTTCCGCACACCGGGATTAAGCGGAATTCGGACGGTAGGATCGTTGCCGCGGCCTCGCCCCTGGTTCGTAACCTTCCGCGTAATGGAGAGCGAATGCTCTCTTGAGTCGTGGAAGAAATGTCCAAGACCCACTCCATAGACCCGGCAAATGGCAGCCAGGGTAGTGAGCGTCGGCACCATGCGGTCGGTCTCCAGCTTGGAAAGCAGCGCCGTTGAGAGCCCGGTCTCTGCGGCGAGCCGCGCCAGCGTCAGCCGTTTTTCCACGCGCAGACTGCGCAGCTTCGCGCCGATGCAATACGGTGCAAGAAACCACTGTGCATGGGAAACAGTTTTCGTCATAATTCCCTATCCCGGCAGCCAGTGCCTGTTAACAGGCCCTAAGTCTTCCACGAGCGTCTCGTGAAATTCCGGAAGAATTTCTGAAATCTGCCCGACTTTGGCGATCCTCTAAGGTCAAATCTCGACAGGTATCTTCGACTTATGCAGTTAGAATGGCGGCAGGCAACCTTGTAGAGTGATCACCCCTTCCAGCCCCGAAAGGATGCGATTCCGTGAACGCTAGCTGCAATAACTCCCTATCGCTTTCTCTGCGTCTTCGCTCTCGACACTCTTCCGCGACGCGCGTGTTTCCGTCGATGATCGCTAGCTTGTTGGTTTCGGCTGCAGTGATCCTTCTGCCATCAGCAGTCCTGGCCGATTCTGTAACGCTTAAGAACGGAGATCACTTGACCGGCACCGTAACCCAGTTAGCAGGCGGCAAGCTCACCGTCAAGACCTCGTACGCCGGAGATGTGACGATCACCTGGGATGAAGTGACCAGCGTCCAGCTCGACAAGCCGCTGGTGATGCCAGTCGAGACCAAACACGGCAAACAGGTCGAAATCAACAAGGTAGACATTACAGGCATCGAGCGCACGCCCTCGGGCTTTGTCGTCACCACGGCAACCGGAATGCGGCCCGTTCCGCCCTCGGATCTCACCGCGCTCCGCACCGCCGCAGCGCAACAGGCTTATGAAGCCTCTCTGCGGCCCAACTTCCTCCATGGCTGGATAGGCTCCGCCAACCTCAGCCTTGCGGTTACAGGCGGCAACAGCGAAACAACTTCGATTGGCACCGGCGTCAATCTCTCGCGGCCCACAAAAACCGACAAGACAGCTCTCTACTTCAACACCGTCTATACCCATGACAACGTGCAGGGCATCACCATTGCCGACACCACAACCGCCGGGCTACGATACGACCATAACGTCAATCCAAAGCTTTTTGGATTCGGAACGCTGGACTTCGACAGAGACGCGCTACAGGATCTCGACTTGCGCACGGTCGTCGGTGGCGGATTTGGCTGGCACGCTATCGCCAAACCCAACCGGCAGCTGGATGTCCTTGGCGGCGCTGTCTGGACCCACGAGGATTACAACTCCAATCCTCTGATCGCAAGCCCCGCGATACATAACAGCTTCGCCGCGCTGGACTTCGGCCAGCAGTTCACCGAAAAGTTCGGCAAATCGACCGTCTTGACCGAACAAGCCTACTTCTTCCCGGACGTCCAGGACATCAGCCAGTATCGCGCCACGGTAAATGCCGGGTTGAGCACCCGCATCAACGGCTTCCTGAGCTGGCAAACCTCCTACAGCGATGTCTACGTCACCAATCCTCCGCCGGAGACCAAGAGCAACGACGTCATCCTCACCACCGGGATAGGATTCACCTTCACGAAGAAATAACAGCTTCGCGCCCTCGAAGGGCCGCACACGGAATCGTCTCCGCACCGGCCCTTCGCAGCTCCGGACCTTCTCTCTACTCACCCATCCCCGGCTTCTTCCCAAATATCCCTCAGGCAAGCCTCCAGAACTGTTGGGGATGGCGAATCATCTTCCAGTCAAAATGGAGATGGCATCTCGCAAGTATCCATCTTCCGTCGGTATTGTCGGATTTTTGCGTGGACAGCTCTCCATTTTGGGCTATGCTTATCTCCAATTATCCGAGCCGTTTATCCTGCGTCACTGATTTTTTGATTCCAGCTTCTCTGGACTTGCCCTCTCCTTGGTTTCCCACGTGGCTTGCCCTGCGTGGATGAACTCGCGCGCAAATTTGAGGCGCGGATCATCCTATGTCGACCTTGGCCTGTTTTCATGACAAAGGCTTGATTGGGGATCACCGAATGACCGTTCCCAAGCCAGAGATGGCGATCCATCCCGATAGCTTCCGTTACACTTTTGGCTCCTATTGTCTTCTTCCTGACGGAACACTTCTTCGAGGTGCGGAGGAAATCCACCTGCCTCCAAAGGAACTCGCAGTTCTGCGCGTTCTGATCTCGCACCCCGGACAGATCGTGCCTCCGGAAAAGTTGCGTCTCAGCGCCTGGGGCGATACTCATGTCTCAGCCGACAGCCTTCCTCGCTGCGTCTCATCTCTCCGCGCTCATCTGGATTCGGAACTTTGCATTCAGACCATCTACAAGCGAGGCTACCGTTTCACTCTGCCCGTGCATCGAATCGACCCGGCCTCCCATTCGGAACAGTTCCCCGCAAGGAGACACACAGACCGACCGGATTGGCCAGACCGACGAATCGCTCGCCCGACAAGCCTTCCACGGCTTGCAATTTTGCCCTTCACCACGGCAGAGGACGTCCCTGTTTTCCTGGGAACCGGCATTGCCGAAGAGACCATGATCCGGCTCGCTCGCACTCACAGCCCGGAGGTGGAGCTGATGGCGCGCGACTCTGTCTTCCATCTCGCCGCCCGCGGAGCGAGCGCACGGGAGGTCGGTGCGACTCTCGGCGCGGATCTGGTCCTCGCGGGATCGATCACGCCGCTTCCCTTGCACTTCCGCCTGCGCATCGAGATGATCCGCGTCGCCGATGCCATTCAGCTTTGGATTGAGGATTTTCTCGTTCCGCGCACCCTTCTCGCCTGTGCCGACACCCGCACGGCCGGGCGCATCTGCGCCAGAATCCGTGATACATTTGCGACGGCCATCGCTCCCGCAGTCGCGCCTTTTGCCGCCTCGAATGAGGCGACGCCACTATGGAAGCACCTGGGAGCATCGAGCGGCAATACTGCCCATGACTCTTCGAGTTGCTCGTCAACCCGAGTCTGCGGCAGCTCCACAGCGAACCCTGTCTCATAAATGGCCTCATAAACGGCGTCATAAACTCGGCGGCCACATCGCCAAAAGCGCAGGAAATTCCCTAGTAAAGCGATATATCTAGCCAAACGACCCCTCTGGGCTGTAAATTTCTTCGGGATGATCCGCAATCATTTTTTGGCGTCTTAAACCCGATCCGTGATTCCTGTTCCGTGCCGCGAAGCACGCCGGTTTTCGTCCTATCACCCCGTCGCACCAAGCTCGAAGGAGAAACACGCAATGAACCGCCGCCAACTTCCAATCTCCAGACTCCGCACGCATCTGGCCTGCCTTCCATGCCTTCTCGGAACCGCAGTGTTTACGCTTGCACTCTTCCTTGGGACTTCGCCCACATTGCTGCAAGCCCAGCAGCCGGATTATCTGAACACCCAGCTCACCGCGCAGGCACGCGCTCACGATCTCGTCTCACGCATGACGCTGGACGAAAAGGCCTCGCAGCTTGAAGACTGGGCTCCTGCAATCCCACGCCTCGGCATACCCGATTACCAGACTTGGAATGAAGCCCTCCATGGCGTCGCCCGCGCCGGTTACGCGACCGTCTTTCCGCAGGCCATCGGCATGGCGGCTACCTGGGACCCGAAGATCGTTCACTCCATGGGCGACATCGTCTCCACTGAGGCTCGCGCCAAGTACAACCAGGCGCAAAAGGAAGGCAACCACCGCATCTTTTACGGCCTCACCTTCTGGTCGCCCAACATCAACATCTTCCGCGATCCGCGCTGGGGACGCGGGCAGGAGACCTACGGCGAAGACCCATTCCTCACCAGCCGAATGGGCGTAGCCTTCATCACCGGCGTGCAGGGCGACGACCCTGACCATCCGAAAGCCGTGGCCACCAGCAAGCACTTCGCAGTGCACAGCGGCCCTGAATCCACGCGCCACACCGCCGACGTGCATCCCAGCCCGCGCGACCTGGAAGAGACTTATCTGGCCGCATTTCGTGCGACTGTTATCGATGGCCATGTTAAGTCCGTCATGTGCGCCTACAACGCCATCGACACCTACGCCGCCTGCGCCAACAAGAATCTCCTCGTGGATCACCTGCGCAAGGCTTGGGGCTT is drawn from Acidicapsa acidisoli and contains these coding sequences:
- a CDS encoding glycosyltransferase — encoded protein: MPCTIVIPCYNEASRLKTEDFAQFLRDTEGISFQFVNDCSTDATLAILEQFRIGREDCVHVLNKLANGGKGEAVRDGMLEAIRRGDASVVGFWDADLATPLDAIFDLLHELEVNSNLQMVLGSRVRLLGREVHRQAVRHYLGRIFATIASSLLSLAIYDTQCGAKLFRVTPELEQLLSERFCSRWVFDVEILARYIVQNKNHRERLHSSIYEYPLKRWEDVAGSKVHPSDFVRSFWDVLRIYNKYLR
- a CDS encoding sugar porter family MFS transporter, which codes for MRPNFYLMKATVSGALGGLLFGFDTAVIAGAIDALTRLYHLSDTTQGVTVFTAVAGTVVGAMSAGAVGQKLGGRETLRITAVFYVISALGCMLAWNWPALLVFRFLGGLGIGASSVLGPVYITELAPAKWRGRMVGTFQVNVVIGILLAYASNFGIRLLHLGSWEWRVQLGVAAVPAILFLALLFGIPRSPRWSVSKNRIDEALEVLKLMGDPAPEAELADIQQALRESHAVANEPVFQWKYRYPLFLAITIGAFNQLAGINAILYYLNNIFAAAGFTQMSGDLQAIAIGATNLIFTLIGMTLIDRLGRKTLLLIGAAGCASCLAGVAYVFLTNSHQAMLLWLLVVYIAFFAVSQGAVIWVYIGEVFPNVVRNKGQSVGNSSHWIMNAAIALIFPILAGRFHGAPFVFFAVMTVVQFIVVFLFYPETKGQTLEALQRRLVRT
- a CDS encoding helix-turn-helix domain-containing protein, which gives rise to MTKTVSHAQWFLAPYCIGAKLRSLRVEKRLTLARLAAETGLSTALLSKLETDRMVPTLTTLAAICRVYGVGLGHFFHDSREHSLSITRKVTNQGRGRGNDPTVRIPLNPGVRNRKMDAWLVDLPAGSALAGAEIHAEGALLVYVIDGRLLLQVGGLSETLDAGDCAYLESDLPLAWGAAAKQRCRLLAVTPGSHAVGHPSGSEAEPEAKESPGN
- a CDS encoding DUF481 domain-containing protein — its product is MTGTVTQLAGGKLTVKTSYAGDVTITWDEVTSVQLDKPLVMPVETKHGKQVEINKVDITGIERTPSGFVVTTATGMRPVPPSDLTALRTAAAQQAYEASLRPNFLHGWIGSANLSLAVTGGNSETTSIGTGVNLSRPTKTDKTALYFNTVYTHDNVQGITIADTTTAGLRYDHNVNPKLFGFGTLDFDRDALQDLDLRTVVGGGFGWHAIAKPNRQLDVLGGAVWTHEDYNSNPLIASPAIHNSFAALDFGQQFTEKFGKSTVLTEQAYFFPDVQDISQYRATVNAGLSTRINGFLSWQTSYSDVYVTNPPPETKSNDVILTTGIGFTFTKK
- a CDS encoding winged helix-turn-helix domain-containing protein, with the translated sequence MTVPKPEMAIHPDSFRYTFGSYCLLPDGTLLRGAEEIHLPPKELAVLRVLISHPGQIVPPEKLRLSAWGDTHVSADSLPRCVSSLRAHLDSELCIQTIYKRGYRFTLPVHRIDPASHSEQFPARRHTDRPDWPDRRIARPTSLPRLAILPFTTAEDVPVFLGTGIAEETMIRLARTHSPEVELMARDSVFHLAARGASAREVGATLGADLVLAGSITPLPLHFRLRIEMIRVADAIQLWIEDFLVPRTLLACADTRTAGRICARIRDTFATAIAPAVAPFAASNEATPLWKHLGASSGNTAHDSSSCSSTRVCGSSTANPVS